From a single Campylobacter concisus genomic region:
- the mqnP gene encoding menaquinone biosynthesis prenyltransferase MqnP, with amino-acid sequence MIEKLKIIAELIVFKHSVFALPFIFVAMIVASKIESGSAWFGFKLLILGIFCAVSARNFAMAFNRYKDEDIDKLNPRTASRPSVDGRIGRSNMQLFIAANTFVFIVCAYFINSLAFWLSFPILAVLGGYSLFKRFSELAHLVLGLSLGLAPIAGVVAVSAAIPLWSVLLCLGVTFWVAGFDLLYSLQDMKFDKENKLFSIPAIYGDKATLFLSAIFHALAFIFWLLFAWAAGLGAMAFFGILVSGVILFFEHRIVRRDFSKIDRAFFTLNGYLGILFFIFVWISVL; translated from the coding sequence ATGATAGAAAAATTAAAAATTATTGCTGAACTTATCGTTTTTAAGCATTCTGTTTTTGCTTTGCCTTTTATTTTTGTTGCGATGATAGTTGCTAGCAAGATAGAAAGTGGCTCGGCTTGGTTTGGCTTTAAACTGCTTATTTTAGGTATTTTTTGCGCTGTTAGTGCTAGAAATTTTGCTATGGCTTTTAATAGATACAAAGATGAAGATATCGATAAGTTAAATCCGCGAACTGCAAGCCGTCCAAGCGTTGATGGTCGTATTGGCAGGAGCAATATGCAGCTTTTCATCGCAGCAAATACGTTTGTTTTTATCGTATGTGCTTATTTTATAAATTCGCTCGCATTTTGGCTAAGTTTTCCTATTTTAGCTGTTCTTGGTGGATATTCGCTATTTAAACGCTTTAGCGAGCTAGCACACCTAGTGCTTGGCCTTAGCCTAGGTCTTGCTCCCATCGCTGGCGTGGTCGCAGTGAGCGCTGCTATACCGCTTTGGAGTGTGCTACTTTGCCTTGGTGTGACATTTTGGGTAGCTGGATTTGACTTGCTTTACTCACTTCAGGATATGAAATTTGATAAAGAAAACAAGCTCTTTAGCATACCAGCTATTTACGGCGACAAGGCTACGCTATTTCTGTCGGCTATTTTTCACGCTTTAGCTTTTATATTTTGGCTACTTTTTGCTTGGGCAGCTGGGCTTGGAGCGATGGCATTTTTTGGAATTTTAGTAAGTGGTGTGATCTTATTTTTTGAGCATAGAATCGTAAGACGCGACTTTAGCAAGATAGATAGAGCATTTTTTACGTTAAATGGCTATTTGGGAATTTTATTTTTTATCTTTGTTTGGATTAGCGTATTATGA